Within Populus trichocarpa isolate Nisqually-1 chromosome 6, P.trichocarpa_v4.1, whole genome shotgun sequence, the genomic segment CATCCCACAGCATGATCTTCCCTGTTGGCAAGATGTATTTCTTGGCTTTCAAGAAATCTTTCCATTGCATCCCGCCTACTTGGAGGCAGAATTCCTTCTCCCATTTCGGAACAGGCCTACTCCCGCTTTGTGTTTGTGATATTTTTGGGTAAATCCTGCTCCTAGCATCTTGGCATGGAGATCTTTTGCGGTatgccatgtttttttaaaaaaaagaaagcaagagcaaTAATAGACACTAAGAACTAAGAACACAGTAAATGAGAAGCAAAGagtgatttttttgttagtacAATTTGACTATTTATAATCCAATCTGTATCCTCTCCATGATTTGGATAGGATTAGAGGAAATTATCAGGTTAACCAGGTTCATGGTGGAACGAGCTCGTTACGAGTTGTTCTGtgtgtaaaattattatttttagtaaatgATTAAAGATTTAGATTACAATGtattaaaaagattttcatCTATAATTGTTGGGAtgaaataagatgattaatttgTGAATATGTCCAACTcaacattttatataatttttccaagaaaattgattttctggTTATGCAGGTCTAGgagtttaaaaagaaagattcgCAGTGAGTTATTAGTCTATGTGCTAAATTAGTCTTgaatatgaattaaaatgaatttatgaaCATTTTATTAATCTATCCAACTCaacatattatataatttaatggaaaaataaaggGATTAAAAGCTTGAAAaggaaatattattaattaggtGAATAATTGGGTTTGTAGTGAACCGACGTCTTAAAAAAGAACTTGCCTAATAATCTTTACAATAATTTtccccaaaaaaagaaagaaaaaaaaaacaattatctcgTTCTCCcttgaattaattaaagatcCAAAAGGAAACATTACCAGGTGAGCTCGAATGGTGCTGGATCGAGTTGGCTGGTGTGCTAGATTCGACTAAtgattactttaaaaaatgagaatttagaatactataaattgaaaaaaaaaattatatctttaattaaaatatcatgtcatgcaattttctaaaaaagacaagaaaatggATTTTGCTAACTCTATCCTAAACTGAAACTCTAAAAGGAAATTATCACTAGGTGAATTGTCTTAGTGGTGGATTAAACTCATAATGATTTGGTTTATGTGCTAGgtttatctaatattttttttaataaaatagtatgAATTTGGaatattgtaaataaaaaaagagctatATAATTGGTGGgtggcattttattttattatttgtcaaGGGAATtggataaatttttaattactgaaaataaatttttagaattaactCTTCTAACATAGATCAACTAagtttgcaaaataaaaaaaaattaaattcaattaaaactcaatttaaattttaaaccaaccTGGCAGCCGAGGCATTGACTCAAATACTAAGATGTTTTGCACTAGATTTTACATTAACGGTGAAATAAACACAAGAACATGTTTGGTATAGTATTAAACTCAGTTTTATAATGCGGGATCTATTAAAAACATTGAGTTTAAATTGTAGTTTTTATATAacaatttttacatatttttttaattgaatttcttaaatattcCTTACTAGTCTCCTTTTAACTGtatataaaaaaccaagatattttatccaaatattttataactacaactaaaaattttttttctattttttttttccagtcatAACCATTAAAGCTACGTCAGAAATAAACACCCAAAAGTAatcaatgtctttttttatcctttcacaAACGTGGAGAAAATTCATTCACAAAGTAAGCTGAATAGGGGAAAAGCAGACAATAAATAGCAAGCATTGAGAACAGGAATCAAATCCATGCCATGAAATATTCAGAGCGAGACACCCACCAGCCTTGGCTGgccaacaaaagaaaaggaagtttgGCCATTACAGCAATGAAAATGGTGCCAAAAGGGACAAGGGCTCGACTGCAATATCAATGCTGCCTAGTGCCCTCAAGTACTCTCCTCTTGTCCTCCCTCCACGTCAATTTTTTCATGCAGACGTTTCTTCTTACAATCATAGAAGTAAACCATGAATATCAGCCACAGCCACATTTTGGCCAAACAAACAAGGCTAGCATGCACTGCTGTGACTGCAACTCCACTTCCTCCTTTGTCCCATCCCACGTAAACGCATCCCAATCTTAAGGCAAACCTCCACAAAAAATACACTAGCATTAGAAGAAATCCACGTTGCCTGCTACCTCTGCTTAGATATGCTGAGATTATCAATGCTACATCACCATGTTTCTCTTCCAAAATGGAAATCAGAATTCCCATGTTCCATACAGCACTCCACTCTATGTATTTTGATAGTAAACCTATAAAGACTAAGGCAAATACCATGGAGAAGAAGGAAGAGATTGACCCGAGGAATATGTACATCACCGTGGAGACTAGTCCAACTGAAATAAGAGAATCTAAAAGGAGAGCATAGATGGATGTGATGAGAGGCCCTTTAATTCTTGTTTCTTTGATGCATCTGCTTAGCATGTCCTTAAGATTCATGGCTTTCCGATCTCCTTTGTAAATCATTGAAGCTATGTCTACTATAGCAATCATGCTGAAGAGGTCTAGCAAATGGAGTATCCCTAAATATATGAGACAAAGTAGAAAAAACTCACTAGAAATTCCTTCAATCAACCTCTCTGTAGCTCCTGGTATTGCATCATAATAATCGAGAACATCAAAATGAGATGTTCTTTCCTTTAAAATATCCTTCAATGTTTTGATCATGGTTTGCTGGAAGACAGTCTCGTACATGATCAAAAAGGAGAACAAagggagagaggagaagaaggcAAAGATGATGAGATTGGGATTTCTGAAGGGGGTTTTGAGGGATTCTTTGAGCAAGTCGAAGAACCCTAGCTGCTTCTCTTCCATCATGGTTTGAGAGTTCTTCATTTTTCCACTAGGAATCTCTCAACCACTGGTTGCTTTAAGGATAAAGTCTTCTCTGTGTTTGAAGACTTTGGCAGCAATTGACTTGACCTGTGTCGGTTCCCTGTTGTCGGGTGCATCGGAGTCCTCGTaagataataatcaaaatttgaatGGCATTGCTCTGATTGACTGCATTTTTTGGACAAGTTCACTCTTGACATTTTTTACTATGGTTCTAAGCATTGATTTGCTCGCAAGGGCCATGGTTTTGAGGACAACAGATTGCACCAGCTAATACttgtttgtttgtgtattttaaaaatattttttgataattttaaaatattatgtaaaaaataatttttaaaaaataaaaaaatatatatattattttaatatattttcaaacaaaaaaatattttaaaaatcaagagaagaaAACTTGAGTAATGGAAAATTATTTACATTGTTTAGATCTGAAATTTTCAGAATCAAGAAGTTTCACCATTAGTTCCTCTAGCCTCCGTGAATTAACAGTACTTGGTTTAACAGCAAAGGGACTCCCATAAACAACACAAGGATCTTTATCTGAAAGAGACTTTCCTGCACACCAGCGCCCTCGAGTAAGCTGTCCATCCGGTATCCCCAGAAGttctttgtcaattttgttaAGAACTGGATCATCCTTTGCAAACTTACGGGCAAAGGGGGCACCACTTGCAACCATGTCTTCAAAATGCTCCACGGTGAGATTCAATGGATATTGCTTTGGAGGGTTATCCCACTTTAGGTAATGCAGGTCATGGTTAACTGTAGTGTTTTGGTAATCTTTTTGGTTGCAAATGACAGTATGGAAGTATCCCTCTGTGGATGACAAGAAATTTGTGTAATACATAAGGACAGTGCGGGGGAGGTTATCCCATCCCCAGACACAGAATTCAAGAAATGACCTTGTAAGAACCACCAATTCAGACCCTGAAATCAGATAATAAACTAGGGTAAGGTCAAGGAAAGAAGAGAACTACAGCGTGACATGCTATAATGGTCCTACAGAATGTACAAAATGAATGCAAAAACACAGCTTCCCAGCAATTTATTGTTCAGTTGAGCTATTCTCATATCTTAAAATAGCTGGGAAAAGCATATGAATCGTGTAATAGTGATGTACGAAATGATCATTAGAAAGAGATTATTTAGATATGAAATAAGGAAATTAAAAACTGAAGACATGAGTGACTTCACGATATAAAGCTGATATGAAAGCAGTACCCATAAATAACTTGAAAGCGGCAGGCAAACTCCTTTTCTCTTTGGCCCAAAATACACCAGACTTCTTTGCATGATACAAGCCTGGATCTATGATTATAGGCTTTGCTCTTTGGTACCTGAAAGatacgaaaaaaataaattataaagacaCCACAGTAACGAGATGTAATGTTCtaaatcaagtttataattACAGCATCCTCACTCTTTCCAACCGATACCACTTGTGTGCTCCAAGAAGTTCAGATCTCTAGGCAAGTAGGAGAAAATATGCAGGATATCTGAAACAGAATGCCGTGATAAGTTTCATTGACAACACtcttattcaataaaatatcaattgagACCAACTCTGTAGTTAGTTTTCCTTTTCACTTTCATGAAACGTAGATCTTATGTTTCTAATTTCTTAAAGGTTTAAGTAGCAATACAAATGCACTTTCATTGTCTAATTCCTCCGAATTATGAGT encodes:
- the LOC7468680 gene encoding uncharacterized protein LOC7468680 codes for the protein MKNSQTMMEEKQLGFFDLLKESLKTPFRNPNLIIFAFFSSLPLFSFLIMYETVFQQTMIKTLKDILKERTSHFDVLDYYDAIPGATERLIEGISSEFFLLCLIYLGILHLLDLFSMIAIVDIASMIYKGDRKAMNLKDMLSRCIKETRIKGPLITSIYALLLDSLISVGLVSTVMYIFLGSISSFFSMVFALVFIGLLSKYIEWSAVWNMGILISILEEKHGDVALIISAYLSRGSRQRGFLLMLVYFLWRFALRLGCVYVGWDKGGSGVAVTAVHASLVCLAKMWLWLIFMVYFYDCKKKRLHEKIDVEGGQEEST
- the LOC7468681 gene encoding beta-glucuronosyltransferase GlcAT14C — its product is MKVTSRVQKKDMPPVPPNVLQNLKIFELRCKKQSSHSQQQETMKRTHISYSLDRTCLILLITLALLSLILLLIVGQNKSSPSTDTSSNQQKHSILDQNLNDPSQLPRLPRFAYFISGTKGDVSSVKRLLQAVYHPRNYYLLHLDFEASDGERLELAKYVKVESGVMREFGNVMVLGKGDLVTYKGPTMIASILHGVAILLKQFEDWDWFVNLSAEDYPLMHQDDILHIFSYLPRDLNFLEHTSGIGWKEYQRAKPIIIDPGLYHAKKSGVFWAKEKRSLPAAFKLFMGSELVVLTRSFLEFCVWGWDNLPRTVLMYYTNFLSSTEGYFHTVICNQKDYQNTTVNHDLHYLKWDNPPKQYPLNLTVEHFEDMVASGAPFARKFAKDDPVLNKIDKELLGIPDGQLTRGRWCAGKSLSDKDPCVVYGSPFAVKPSTVNSRRLEELMVKLLDSENFRSKQCK